A stretch of DNA from Equus asinus isolate D_3611 breed Donkey chromosome 20, EquAss-T2T_v2, whole genome shotgun sequence:
TGAGCATTGCGACTGCAGCCGGCCCTGGGccggtctctctctgtctctctctctctctctttgatctCAGGGGGTCCTTTTTGgagtttattgtattttattgtacTTGGTGGGgcgtttgggggtggggggaggagaagagCTCGTCTCATGGGGTTTGTCGGTACCTTCAGAAACTTTTACCAAAGTCATGTTGAGCTGCTTGTGGGGGAGCCCCCACCTGCCCACCCGTGGGCAGTGGAGGGCTGGGGGCCGAGCCGGGGGGCCTGGGCCGCTGCGCATTAtcggcccagcccagcccaggagagACTGGTCCTGAAGGTAGGCTCTGggggctcctcctccctcagggcTGGAGACTGGCCACAGCTTGAGGGGGTGAGTTGAGGACCTCAGGGGGCGCGGAGGGAGCCCAAGGGGCCGTGGCCACCCAGGGTGGCCTTCAGGGAAGGCAGGCGCGGGGCGAGGTGGAGGGCAGGAGACGCCGGTGCAGCAGGGAGGcggcagagggaagggatggcGGGAGTGGGGGCCGcggggcccagggaggcaggacgGAGGGTGCAGGGAGTGGATGCGGGGGTTCTAGGACGTGTGACAGGGACAGAGGTGGGCAGGCCGAGGGCTGGGCGTGCGGAGGCAGTCACGCCCTCATGGTGCCCCTGAGCGCCCCTCGACTCACCCAGGGCTGGCCAGTCCCTAGCCCGCCTGGAGGCCAGGCCATGGTCCCCCCAGCCCTCCGCAGCAGCCAGAGCAGGAGGGGGGGGGGTCTTTCTTTTTGTTGGTCATGCATGCAAATCAAGTGGACAACAAACaaagtaacaaaaaaaaagaaaaaaaaaaccccacaaaaccatAAAAACCAACCACGCCAAAGGTGAGGCCCCTCGCTGGATGTAGCCGCCGCGTCTAGACTTAGGCCGCCCTGTAGCCTCTATCCTCTGACTCCTTACTCGCCATAGTCACAAGATGCCGCATGTTTCAGAAGTACTCCAAGTCATCCTCTCTCTGCCCCCCGGGGGCACGGCCACCTTCTCTGGCCCCAAGTCCCCTTTGTGAGGggatggggcagggtggggggccaCAAGCCCGGTCTCCGCTCCCTCCCTGGCCGGGCCCACAGCCCCAGGGGCCTGAGCGGGGAGCCCGCGCAGACCCGAGCCCGGCTGCCtcggtttctttttatttaactttcttttctgttttgtgagtgtgtgtccCCCCCCCCTTCAGTGTTAAGTGGAAGTCCTGGGGGAGCCTCTGTTCCCCCTCTCCCACGTCCTCCCCTGCGTCACCGGTCACCAGCCATCCCTCTCAACCAGGCAGAGGGCGGAGCCGgcaggcaggggcctggggcGGCCTGGCCCAGCCCACTGGCCCAAGACCCCTCTCAGGCCGCCAGTATTGCCCTGTCCGTTTTTAAAACGAAACGCCCTCGTTTGTAAATCCTTAGACGCTTGAGAATAAAAcccttcccttttcttccacTGAGTCTGTTGTGTGTCGTGGGCATGGTGGCACCTGGCAGcgaggggtgggagagggctgggagccctggccttGAAGGGGTGGCGGCTGGGGGAGCGGTGCCATTGTAGCCAATGAGGCCTCTACATcgggggtaaactgaggcagggtTGGGGCTGGTAGCGGGTGTTTGTCGTGACTTGTCAGGCATCAAGTGGCCAGTGTGAGGGAGCTCCCTCCGCCCCCAGTAGCCTCAGGTCATCGGAGAGAGCCCTTAATCCCCGCAGGCCTTGGGCTCCAGCTCTGATGTCAGCCCCTCAGTGCCCCGCCCCTTGGCCTGCCTCCTGCGGTGGCCACCCAGCCAAGGCCAGGGCTGCCTGCCCACCTGCCGGCCCTGAGTGCTGCCCCGGCTGGTGCCTCTGCTGTGAGCCCTTGCACACTCGCCTCCGCCAGTCCAGCATGCTGGGTGTCACTCTCCTGCTGCTGGCCCTGCTCCCGGGGACGACCACCTTGCCCAGCCGGCCACCTGGTACGTACGGGCTGGGGACGTGGACCGCATCACACTCGGGTTCCCATGTGGCTCTTTCTCAACTTGTCCTCTCGTCCATCCTGCCTGGGGGAGCAGAGGTGGGTGGCAGGTGGGTCTGCCCCTGTCCCCTATTCTAGGTCCTCTGGGACCCCCAGCTGCTTCAAAGCCCCCAGCAACCAGGGTGAGGCCCAGGGCTGTGGGGGGCGCGGAGTGGTGTACAAAGGCTTTAGGAGGTGTGTGCGCATCCTGAATGGCGGAGAACCTCGGTTGACAAGGACCCCAGCCAAGGCCTCCTGAAGCAGacaagtatgtgtgtgtgcgcctgCGCGCATGCACCCCTGTGGGAGCTCCCCAGAGCCGCCCCCTGTGCGGCCACTGCTCAGCCTGGGCGTGGGGAACCTGGGCCAGGAGAAGCCCCAGTCCCTTGGGATGGGCCGGGCTCGGGCTGGGCCAGAAGGGCTAGGGAAGAGCACCTTTTCAGCTCCCTGCTGATGGCAACACATCCCTCCCCTTAGAAAGGGAAGGGTGGGCCAGCACCCTCCCCCCAGGCCGGCCCTgctgcagccccagagcccctcgCTTGCAGAGCGTCTGGGACAGGAGGACCTCTGAGCCCACCCAGGCTGCCCCTTCACTATGGGGGCCCCTCAATCCCTCCCCGCCATGATTCCTCGCCCCCTGCGTGTGCAGAAATCTAGGCCCTGGAAGCGGGGCTCCTCCCCAGGGGCGCGCAGCTTTGCACCCGGCCTCAGCGTCCGGGCTGTGACGTCCAGAGGTCTCCAGGTGAAGGGGGCATGGAGCCCAGCATGGGGGAATCCTCCACCACGGCTGCACCCGTTTCTCAAAGGAGGCAGCGGAGGCGAGCAGGTTAGGGGACTTGGCCCAATGGCCCAAGGGCAGCGCGTCTTCCCCGCTCTGTGCTACCCTCTCTCCCCGTCAGCGCCCCCGTTTCCCGCGGCGCCTGGGCCCTGGCTGCGCCGACCCCTTTTCAGTCTGGAGCTGTCGGACTCGGAGGACGCCTTCCCGCGCCGCGGGGGGCCGCTCGAGGTCCCGGCCAGCAGCCGCGTGTTCGTGCAGGTGCGGACGCGGGGCGCCCGGGAACCGGGTAGGGGCAGGTAGAGACGGCCTACCCTGACCGCGACCCCGCCCTCAGGCGGCCCTGGCCCGCGCCTCCCCGCGCTGGGGCCTGGCCGTGCACCGCTGCTCGGTGACACCGTCCTCGCGTCCGGCCCCGGGGCCCGCCCTGGCCCTGCTGCGCGGGGGCTGCCCCGCCGACGCCTCGGTCGCCTtcccgccgccaccgccgccgccgcgccccggGGCCGCCCGCCCCGCGCGCTTCAGCTTCCTCCTGCGCCCGGTCTTCAACGCCTCCGTGCAGTTTCTGCACTGCCAGCTGAGCCGCTGCCGCCGCCTCCGGGGAGGCCGCCAAGCGCCTGCGTCTCTGAcgccgccgcgaccgtcgccggtGCGCGAGCGCATGGCTGGGTGGCCAAAGACCGTCGGGGGCTGAGCATAAACGCTTCTGGCATCTGAGGGAGGAGCTCCTTGGGGTTTGGGGATCTGGGGGTCGGGGCGCTTTGGAGCCGGGGGCAGGGGTCCCTCGGAACTGGGGTAGGCACTGGGTCTCTCTCGGGCTGGAGCCTGGGCGCAAGGATCCCCGAGGGGCCCGTGGGGCTCTGCTCAAGGGTTCCTCGGGACAGGGAGTGG
This window harbors:
- the TGFBR3L gene encoding transforming growth factor-beta receptor type 3-like protein, yielding MSAPQCPAPWPASCGGHPAKARAACPPAGPECCPGWCLCCEPLHTRLRQSSMLGVTLLLLALLPGTTTLPSRPPAPPFPAAPGPWLRRPLFSLELSDSEDAFPRRGGPLEVPASSRVFVQAALARASPRWGLAVHRCSVTPSSRPAPGPALALLRGGCPADASVAFPPPPPPPRPGAARPARFSFLLRPVFNASVQFLHCQLSRCRRLRGGRQAPASLTPPRPSPCLPQDEACAGAGSGSGESPGADSPHLHTLTQPIVVTVPRPPPRPPKSVPGRAVRPEPPAPAPAALEPAPVVALVLAAFVLGAALAAGLGLVCAHSAPVPPGPPPRASPSGLQPRRPQ